AGCAGGTAACTTCGCGTTCCCACTTCTAAGAGCCGGGGCCAATGTTGTTGCCGTCGAATCGGATAGGCGTTTGGTAACTAGTGGTCGCCAGACTGCCGTAGCTAACGGATTTCAGCAGAAAATTGAGTTTAATAACGTTTCCGTAGAGAATTTCTTGAATGCGGCAGGTATTAAGGCGGATACGCACGCAATAATTGTCGACCCGCCACGTGCGGGATTGGGTAGTGCGGTGAAGAGCTTGGCCAATGCTAGGCATTTAATGCTAATATCTTGTCATGTTCCGAGTTTTATCAGAGATCTTAAAGCACTAGTTCAACATGGGTGGATTCCTAAGGCAATTGAGCCGTTTGACATGTTTCCACAGACTTCTTACGTGGAAGTATTGTCTGTATATGAGTCTAGCTCGCCTTAAAAAATGTTAAGCGCGTAATTAAATGAACAAAATCTTAAAAGAATTGCCTAAATTGGTTCTTTTTGATTTAGACGGCACTTTAATAGAATTTCATAGAGATTACTTATTTAGTCAAACTCACTTTCTATTGCAAGAAATGGGTTTTTCCGAAGTTGCACAGGTGGTTCTCAATGAGGCATTTGCAGAGTTTGATTATTTTAGGTTCGTTGCCGCAGAAAGTCGCGATGCTTTCATTGAACGATTTTGGTCGTTGTTTGATTGGGATAACTTTCCTGAGCCCAAGCCACTCGATGGAGTTTGCGATACTTTGTCGACTTTAGTTTCTGCAAATATTGATGTTTCAATTGTTACCTCGAGATTCATGGCAGTAGAAGACTTAGAAAGCATGTTGCGGCAGACTGGAATATTACAGTACGTTTCGCGAATAAGAGCTAGGCCCGGTGATCACGTGCACTGGACGGACAAACGAGGGCTTATTAGCGAAGCTTGCCAGGCCTTCGGGATTGCTCCTAGCCAGGCAGTGATGGTTGGCGATATTCCGACCGATATAAGCAGCGCTCGCGATGTCGGCATTGGCACGAGCATTGCAGTATTAAGCGGAGGGGTGCGCAGAGACGTGCTAGAGCTTGCTCGGCCAGATTTGGTGCTGGAGAGCGTAAAAGACCTTAGTAGTGCCATGGGATTAGTGTAGAACGACTGCTCTATCTAATTAATATGC
This genomic window from Deltaproteobacteria bacterium contains:
- a CDS encoding HAD family hydrolase gives rise to the protein MNKILKELPKLVLFDLDGTLIEFHRDYLFSQTHFLLQEMGFSEVAQVVLNEAFAEFDYFRFVAAESRDAFIERFWSLFDWDNFPEPKPLDGVCDTLSTLVSANIDVSIVTSRFMAVEDLESMLRQTGILQYVSRIRARPGDHVHWTDKRGLISEACQAFGIAPSQAVMVGDIPTDISSARDVGIGTSIAVLSGGVRRDVLELARPDLVLESVKDLSSAMGLV